A section of the Cygnus olor isolate bCygOlo1 chromosome 14, bCygOlo1.pri.v2, whole genome shotgun sequence genome encodes:
- the LOC121078122 gene encoding protocadherin gamma-A10-like: protein MCAARQGRWGRRQRSLLCCVLVAAWEAAWGQLCYSVPEELPKGSFVGDVAKDLALQPAALRDRGARILDRGRTRYFTLHAISGHLVTAERLDREHLCEVLQRCVLRCEVIVEGEMKVYEIEVEITDINDNAPSFREAEKELRMSETTPPGSRFSLAEAYDPDVGVNSLQSYELSGDEHFSLSVQAGADGEKRPELVLAKALDREEAAFHELVLRASDGGEPSRTGTARIRVSVLDANDNAPVFSQAVYAVRVPEDVPVGSTLLTLTATDADEGLNGNVKYSLKKITDKASKVLYLDPDTGSIRLVKSLDFEERNSYELEVQVDDGGGLSDTATVSISVTDVNDNAPELTVSSALSEISEDAPSGTVVALLHVQDRDSGANGEVRCSLVGDVPFRLRSSVGSYYSVVTARELDREEVSEYNVTVRAADGGSPSLRSSAVLALRVLDVNDNAPVFAEARYSARLAENNAEGALVLTVRARDADWGQNARVRYRLAEGRVRGAPLSSYVSVQAETGALYALRSFDYEEVREVGLWVRAEDGGAPALSSNVSVRLLIVDENDNAPQVLYPPAAAPGASWTGVELAPRSAEPGALVAKVVAVDADAGQNAWLSYELAKATEPGLFRVGLHSGEVRTARSPLARDAPRHSLVVVVKDQGRPALSATATLTVVLAESVAELLSELGSAAAPAEPAGSLTRWLVLAVAAVSCLFLAFLLLLLALRLRRWRRSQLLPPASGALRGVPASHFVGIDGVRAFLHSYSHEVSLTADSRKSQRRWAADSCCNTLPARPPPDKAAPLLGEDAAGARGAQPDALSGVDVNMKILKEKRKSCGGKRTDSGPLRRGMYRGAVFAGTEGFRGRGRAVALGVSRVCSAGRRLRAPLFTTKERKERSAAASPARCGPACSLARFGGRAGCERPRGAEPYCSEAEGPEPGPGTGAGAGATV, encoded by the exons ATGTGCGCGGCGAGACAAGGGCGCTGGGGCCGGAGGCAGCGATCGCTGCTGTGCTGCGTGTTGGTGGCGGCGTGGGAGGCGGCGTGGGGGCAGCTGTGCTACTCGGTGCCCGAGGAGCTGCCTAAAGGCTCTTTCGTGGGCGACGTGGCCAAGGACCTGGCGCTGCAGCCGGCGGCGCTCCGCGACCGCGGCGCCCGCATCCTGGACCGAGGTAGGACGCGGTATTTCACTCTGCATGCGATCAGCGGCCACCTGGTGACGGCGGAGAGGCTAGATAGAGAGCACCTATGCGAGGTATTGCAGCGATGTGTGTTGCGCTGTGAGGTGATCGTGGAGGGTGAGATGAAGGTCTACGAGATCGAAGTGGAAATCACAGACATTAACGACAACGCGCCCAGCTTTCgagaggcagaaaaggaacTGAGAATGAGTGAGACGACACCTCCCGGATCCCGGTTTTCACTGGCGGAGGCTTACGACCCGGACGTGGGAGTGAATTCCCTGCAGAGCTACGAGCTGAGCGGCGACGAGCACTTCTCGCTGTCCGTGCAGGCGGGAGCCGACGGCGAGAAGCGTCCCGAGCTGGTGCTGGCCAAGGCGCTGGACCGGGAGGAGGCGGCGTTTCACGAGCTGGTGCTGAGGGCGAGCGACGGCGGCGAGCCGTCTCGGACGGGCACGGCGCGCATCCGCGTGTCTGTGCTGGACGCCAACGACAACGCGCCCGTGTTCAGCCAGGCGGTGTACGCGGTTCGCGTGCCCGAGGACGTGCCCGTGGGCTCCACGCTCCTCACCCTCACGGCCACCGACGCAGATGAGGGACTCAACGGGAACGTGAAATACTCGCTTAAGAAAATAACTGACAAAGCCTCGAAGGTACTGTACCTGGATCCCGACACAGGATCGATCAGGCTGGTGAAGAGCCTGGACTTCGAGGAACGCAACTCCTACGAACTCGAGGTGCAGGTAGATGACGGTGGCGGCCTTTCCGACACGGCTACAGTGTCGATCTCGGTGACGGACGTGAACGACAACGCGCCCGAGCTGACTGTGTCGTCTGCACTGAGCGAGATCTCGGAGGACGCGCCGTCGGGGACAGTGGTGGCCCTGCTGCACGTGCAGGACCGGGACTCGGGCGCCAACGGCGAGGTGCGGTGCTCGCTGGTCGGCGACGTACCGTTCCGCCTGCGGAGCTCGGTGGGCAGCTACTACAGCGTGGTGACGGCGCGGGAGCTGGACCGGGAGGAGGTGTCGGAGTACAACGTGACGGTGCGGGCGGCGGACGGCGGGTCTCCGTCGCTGCGGAGCAGCGCGGTGCTGGCGCTGCGCGTGCTGGACGTGAACGACAACGCGCCGGTGTTCGCGGAGGCGCGCTACAGCGCCCGTCTGGCCGAGAACAACGCCGAGGGCGCGCTGGTGCTGACGGTGCGGGCGCGGGACGCGGACTGGGGGCAGAACGCGCGCGTGCGGTACCGGCTGGCGGAGGGGCGTGTGCGGGGCGCGCCGCTCTCGTCCTACGTGTCGGTGCAGGCGGAGACGGGCGCGCTGTACGCGCTGCGCTCCTTCGACTACGAGGAGGTGCGCGAGGTGGGGCTGTGGGTGCGGGCGGAGGACGGCGGCGCGCCGGCGCTGAGCAGCAACGTGTCGGTGCGGCTGCTGATCGTGGACGAGAACGACAACGCGCCGCAGGTGCTGTACccgccggcggcggcgccgggcgcgAGCTGGACGGGCGTGGAGCTGGCGCCGCGCTCGGCGGAGCCCGGCGCGCTGGTGGCCAAGGTGGTGGCGGTGGACGCGGACGCGGGGCAGAACGCGTGGCTGTCCTACGAGCTGGCCAAGGCGACGGAGCCGGGGCTCTTCCGCGTGGGGCTGCACAGCGGCGAGGTGCGCACGGCGCGCTCGCCGCTGGCCCGCGACGCGCCCAGGCACagcctggtggtggtggtgaaggacCAGGGCCGGCCGGCGCTGTCGGCCACGGCCACGCTGACGGTGGTGCTGGCCGAGAGCGTGGCCGAGCTGCTCTCGGAGCTGGGCAGCGCGGCGGCGCCGGCCGAGCCCGCCGGCAGCCTGACGCGCTGGCTGGTGCTGGCCGTGGCGGCCGTGTCCTGCCTCTTCCtcgccttcctgctgctgctgctggcgctgcgcCTGCGGCGCTGGCGCCGCTCGCAGCTGCTGCCGCCGGCCAGCGGCGCCTTGCGCGGCGTCCCGGCCTCGCACTTCGTGGGCATCGACGGCGTCCGCGCCTTCCTGCACTCCTACTCGCACGAGGTGTCGCTCACCGCCGACTCGCGCAAGAGCCAGCGGCGCTGGGCGGCCGACAGCTGCTGCAACAccctcccggcccggccgccgcccgaCAAGGCCGCGCCTCTGCTCGGGGAAGACGCTGCCGGCGCCCGCGGCGCACAGCCCGACGCCCTCTCG ggagTGGATGTAAACATGAAGATATTAAAAGAG AAGAGAAAGAGTTGTGGAGGCAAACGCACCGACTCTGGGCCGCTTCGCAGGGGAATGTACCGTGGCGCCGTGTTCGCGGGGACGGAAGGTTTCCGCGGAAGAGGCAGGGCGGTGGCGCTCGGTGTGAGCCGTGTGTGCAGTGccgggcggcggctgcgggcgcCGCTGTTCACCAcgaaggagaggaaggagcggagcgctgcagccagccccgccCGCTGCGGCCCGGCTTGTTCGCTCGCTCGCTTCGGCGGCCGGGCGGGCTGCGAGCGGCCCCGCGGTGCGGAACCGTACTGCAGCGAGGCGGAGGGGCCGGAACCGGGTCCGGGTACCGGAGCAGGAGCCGGAGCAACAGTCTAA